Within Vanessa atalanta chromosome 11, ilVanAtal1.2, whole genome shotgun sequence, the genomic segment TTGACTAGGGCACATGGATATGCAATTAGTGGTCGTTGTTCAGAATCACCAGACATTGTTACAAAGAGGCGACTTGCAGACAGAGCTGACCAAATTACTGCAATGGCAGAAAGAGAGAGTCCTATAGAACCTTCAagagaaataaatataccaagACTAGCTAAAACCACCATAGGTAGCATACAATAGCCCAGTACACTAGCAACACTCAGTAAAGTAAAAACTCCTTCTGTTCGACTCATTAGGGAAAGtaagaaatacattaatataactgACATTACTGATAATCCATATACATATCCAAAATGCGCTTTATTTCCGGAGAGAAAGAGACAGACAGCTAAGGCTAGACAAAATGCTATGGGACCTGCTATGTCTGTATCTCTTAGTAGAAAATTAGCATCATCTGCTTTAGATTGACCATGAAATGGATTAAGCACAGCTAAAGTCTTCTCAAGTATTCTGTCTGGATAAATTTCTAATTCATCAAGAAGTGGCGGTTCATCAAATTCAGAGGTTTCTCCTGGTGTTGGTTCTCCAGGTATTGGTGCTGGGGTAAATATATTAggattataatattgattgttGTTGGCAGGAAGACTCTGTCCTTGGTCGAAGGAATAATTCTGTTGTTCTGCTGTAAAGTTctgaaaatctataaaaaataaggcAATTCATGTTGATGTTTCTAAAattcataattgtaataaagaatataaaatttataccgaCCTAGTGTTTGAGAATCACCAAATGTATTTGAATTGTTAAAAGAATAGTTTGAGGTGTTATTTTGAGGTTGCCAAGAGTAATCTTGGTTTGGGTATGCCATTTCGTGTGTTTAAATGTGAGTATTCTTATTGGCTTATTAAAACGATATAccacaatatttatatcaaactaATACTAACGTCGGCATATTTCTTCAAAAATACGTTTTAGTTAATGTCAACTGTCACTCGATATTTGTCAATACGTCAACAAATGCACGTCAGCCTAAATACTTTAAGCATTGAATGCAAGGCTTTAAAGAATTCAATGTAATAGTTGAAAGTCAGGACTCAACGCATGGactgaacaaaaaatatttaaaactataaaaaaagatattattaaatatttaaaactattaaaaaagcAACTTTGTATCCTTGTTTAAATATACAACTAGTATTAATCATGGTTTAAAAGTATGCTTATATTTTACTGGTAATATGAAAACACCGATGAATAAATGTGTGATATGTTTTAGCgttctttgaaatattattattattatagtagtcATACTTCTGCTCTAGTCTTGGGTTTCCAAGGTTTTCCAAAGCAAATGGTGCTCATCCAGTCTAGTTCGGCCAAGATCCTTAGACAATTGGACTAGTGTCGCATATacatagtccactatcgatagacaatcgatagtctatcgatagttaatTTTAGTAGGTTTTTGTTGATTATGTTACGAGTTTGAAATCcatctaaaaattaatttatagttttaactgtgttttacatttaacaatgtttaacatatgattttataacatttgcaTGTCctctatttttatctttatgcaTGCAACATAAAATATCTTTAGAGTACATTAAATAGCTCtagcaaataaataatcttgCCTCATCTTCTAAACATTTTTGTAGGGCAAACTAAACTttttgcacaaaaaaaaaaacttacagctCAATATGAAATATCGAAATCTTAGCTATTAGTTTAGCTTGCTTAGTATAATTTGCTTTCTATACTTTCcaaaaagggccccaaatttaTGTGTGCCCAAGGGCCCAAATATAGCTTGAGACTTGAGCTTGAGAAAATCGCGCctttgtggattttcggacatttaGGTGGTGCGGATGAAACTTGAAATTCTGATGTGAGGtctgaaggtgaaattcagctgggAATAATTCAAACAATCCCACGGAACATTGAAAACCAGTGAAAAATACAGTAGAAGATGCCTTGTTCCAACTTCTCTACGCAAAGACAAAATATAAAGCAGACCGGACTGGGCTttatcgtcgataattcgagcctcTCTGCGTTGTATTTGATCAAATGGAAGAAGCTGGCAGTTGGAAGCTGCCGCCCGGAGATGAGTAATTGACACCTGGTATAgttttaggcgatgggccgacgtgaagtATCGTCTTGccttgctattattattataattgaccgtggaactgaacgaggctcgaaacatcaacacTAAGTATTCCGATACCGGCTACGGCACTTGCTGCCAATGGGAATGGGAATGTTCTCAAAgtgtggagatacgacaaatggtgacATTTTATCGGTTcggacacaagtttgttcctgTTTTTGTCCACGTGTTCTTGAGAAATATTAGCGCAGCCGGTGTATAGGATTTCTACGGCACcatcgtctgcatagcagtaaATATTGCTGATATGCAAATCATCaaaatcattgatatgcagaagaaacagaatTGGTGACAGTATGCAGCCTTGTGGAACGCCagaattgacgaattttaaatcAGAGCATGCATTGATACTCCGATCTGCTAAAAAGCTGGTGATCca encodes:
- the LOC125067176 gene encoding protein YIPF5; translated protein: MAYPNQDYSWQPQNNTSNYSFNNSNTFGDSQTLDFQNFTAEQQNYSFDQGQSLPANNNQYYNPNIFTPAPIPGEPTPGETSEFDEPPLLDELEIYPDRILEKTLAVLNPFHGQSKADDANFLLRDTDIAGPIAFCLALAVCLFLSGNKAHFGYVYGLSVMSVILMYFLLSLMSRTEGVFTLLSVASVLGYCMLPMVVLASLGIFISLEGSIGLSLSAIAVIWSALSASRLFVTMSGDSEQRPLIAYPCALVNGVFALLVLF